The Sinomonas sp. P10A9 genome includes a window with the following:
- a CDS encoding sensor histidine kinase: MQRVPANSDEAALQRAAVRVGVQIAAAVAVVVVLMIAAAAIFVAVKSQPAEVVAHLSHSGPQIVLDPIDVFGALIVGGIAGIVLAGIVGVFVARQAVRPLGESLALQRSFVQDASHELRTPLTVIDTRIQLAQRRLGPDSDAAGVLAELRGDSAKLAAVIEDLLHAVSGGPDIPETPTDLGSIARDVVRDLSVLAAERGISLAADAPTIPVPVAVDPAPLRRVIVALADNALKYTPDGGRVTVGVRVAGGTGTDRRSPTAVLTVADTGPGIAGSAPERVFERYAGGGTASHTGRRSFGLGLALVRDIAVRNGGAVRIASTGAGGTTMEVTLPLAEATPRGSSHLGKGTLS, translated from the coding sequence ATGCAGCGTGTCCCCGCGAACTCGGACGAGGCGGCGCTGCAGCGCGCTGCCGTCCGCGTCGGGGTGCAGATCGCGGCGGCGGTCGCGGTCGTCGTCGTGCTCATGATCGCGGCGGCGGCCATCTTCGTTGCCGTCAAGTCGCAGCCGGCCGAGGTCGTCGCGCACCTGTCCCACAGCGGGCCGCAGATCGTCCTGGACCCGATCGACGTCTTCGGAGCGCTCATCGTGGGCGGCATAGCCGGGATTGTGCTCGCCGGGATTGTTGGAGTGTTCGTCGCCCGGCAGGCAGTGCGCCCCCTGGGCGAGTCGCTCGCGCTCCAGCGCAGCTTCGTCCAGGATGCGAGCCACGAGCTGCGCACCCCGCTGACCGTCATCGACACGCGCATCCAGCTGGCCCAGCGGCGCCTCGGCCCGGACAGCGACGCGGCGGGCGTCCTCGCCGAGCTTCGCGGCGACTCGGCGAAGCTCGCCGCCGTCATCGAGGACCTCCTCCACGCCGTCTCGGGCGGACCCGACATCCCCGAAACGCCCACGGACCTCGGCTCGATCGCACGCGACGTGGTCCGCGACCTCTCCGTTCTCGCGGCCGAGCGCGGCATCTCGCTCGCCGCGGACGCCCCGACCATCCCCGTCCCCGTCGCGGTAGACCCCGCACCCCTGCGCCGCGTGATCGTGGCGCTGGCCGACAACGCGCTCAAATACACGCCCGACGGCGGGCGGGTCACCGTGGGCGTCCGCGTCGCGGGCGGCACAGGAACCGACAGGCGGAGCCCGACGGCGGTGCTCACCGTCGCGGACACCGGGCCCGGGATCGCGGGGTCGGCGCCGGAGCGCGTGTTCGAGCGGTATGCCGGTGGCGGGACGGCTTCTCACACCGGGCGCCGCAGCTTCGGCCTCGGGCTGGCCCTCGTGCGGGACATCGCCGTGCGCAACGGCGGCGCCGTGCGGATCGCCTCCACCGGCGCGGGCGGGACGACCATGGAGGTCACGCTGCCGCTCGCGGAAGCGACCCCGCGAGGGTCATCCCACCTCGGTAAGGGGACCCTAAGCTGA
- a CDS encoding response regulator transcription factor, which yields MDTPQPPRVLLVEDDRQLGPLLAELLGDDFDVSLAADGREGLQLALAREWDVLVVDRGLPSLDGVSLVKSFRAKGLMTPILVLTALGSVPDKVEGLDAGANDYLVKPFDVEELAARLRALTRTSAAAAAPEPRLLPIGAWDLDPAARVLTSPYGHRVELSAAESALLGRLAADPGRVHSRAELLESVFDAGDTPGVVDTYVHYLRKKTQKTVIRTVHGVGYQLGGLE from the coding sequence ATGGACACCCCACAGCCTCCCCGCGTGCTGCTCGTCGAGGACGACCGTCAGCTGGGGCCACTCCTGGCCGAGCTGCTCGGTGACGACTTCGATGTCTCCCTTGCCGCAGATGGCCGCGAGGGGCTCCAGCTCGCGCTGGCACGGGAGTGGGATGTGCTCGTCGTCGACCGAGGGCTGCCGTCGCTGGACGGTGTGTCCCTCGTCAAGTCGTTCAGGGCGAAAGGGCTCATGACGCCGATCCTCGTCCTCACGGCCCTCGGCAGCGTGCCGGACAAGGTCGAGGGCCTCGACGCAGGCGCCAACGACTACCTCGTCAAGCCCTTCGACGTCGAGGAGCTCGCGGCCCGGCTCCGTGCGCTCACCCGGACATCCGCTGCTGCTGCCGCCCCCGAACCCCGCCTGCTCCCCATCGGCGCCTGGGACCTCGACCCGGCCGCCCGGGTGCTCACCTCTCCGTACGGGCACAGGGTCGAGCTCTCCGCGGCCGAGTCCGCGCTCCTCGGGCGCCTCGCGGCGGATCCGGGCCGCGTCCACTCGCGGGCCGAGCTGCTCGAGTCCGTGTTCGACGCGGGCGACACGCCCGGCGTCGTCGACACGTATGTCCACTACCTCCGGAAGAAGACGCAGAAGACAGTGATCAGGACCGTGCACGGCGTCGGGTACCAGCTCGGCGGCCTCGAATGA
- a CDS encoding VTT domain-containing protein, translating to MLDPTALLVGAGPWVLGVVALIVFIESGLLFPFLPGDSLLFTVGLLHAQLGLSLPVLMLVVAIAAVAGDQAGYLIGRFVGKRWFREDARILKLSYLDSADEFFGRYGGRALVLARFVPIVRTYVPLAAGMAHYPYRKFLGWNVLGGVAWSISVTLLGVWLGHVEFIAKNIDILSVLIVAASVIPIGIEVIRRRRKAAQAMPVRVTVPADDEETADAEDYSR from the coding sequence ATGCTTGATCCCACTGCCCTCCTCGTCGGCGCCGGACCCTGGGTCCTGGGCGTCGTCGCGCTCATCGTGTTCATCGAGTCCGGCCTGCTCTTCCCGTTCCTCCCGGGCGACTCCCTCCTGTTCACCGTAGGACTCCTCCATGCCCAGCTCGGACTGAGCCTTCCCGTGCTCATGCTCGTGGTGGCGATCGCGGCCGTCGCGGGCGATCAGGCCGGCTACCTTATCGGACGGTTCGTGGGCAAGCGCTGGTTCCGCGAAGACGCCAGGATCCTCAAGCTCAGCTATCTCGACAGCGCCGACGAGTTCTTCGGCCGGTACGGTGGCCGGGCCCTCGTGCTGGCCCGGTTCGTGCCGATCGTGCGCACCTACGTGCCGCTCGCCGCCGGCATGGCGCACTACCCCTACCGCAAGTTCCTCGGCTGGAACGTGCTCGGCGGCGTGGCATGGTCCATTTCAGTCACACTGCTCGGCGTCTGGCTCGGGCACGTCGAGTTCATCGCGAAGAACATCGACATCCTGTCCGTGCTCATCGTCGCCGCGTCCGTCATACCGATCGGCATCGAGGTCATCCGCCGGCGCCGCAAGGCCGCACAGGCCATGCCCGTCCGGGTGACCGTGCCCGCGGACGACGAGGAGACGGCCGACGCCGAGGACTACTCGCGCTGA
- a CDS encoding phosphatase PAP2 family protein — MTASDHAKTTAGGWTQLPIRSRLLRLPTIKHWIVVPIAMSIVLLALGFASTTPSYQNSELAINQWMSTQHVGWMNAVALALEQILGPRGAIVILVLLLVVLWFVRRTPVDAIAVVTVTGFGWVYSLIFKYAVHRHRPDPNLLANPLSPDMDPNSFPSGHVCFAVSLTIALYFLFRHTKWGTWVLVVGLIASAFVAWTRVYVGVHYPMDVVASFPASIAGVFLWSGVWNRIAPPILNRLPFISRLESR, encoded by the coding sequence GGACCACGCGAAGACGACCGCCGGCGGGTGGACCCAGCTGCCCATCCGGAGCCGCCTCCTCCGGCTGCCAACCATCAAGCACTGGATCGTCGTGCCGATCGCCATGAGCATCGTGCTCCTGGCACTCGGCTTCGCGTCCACAACGCCCTCGTACCAGAACTCTGAGCTCGCGATCAACCAGTGGATGAGCACTCAGCACGTGGGCTGGATGAACGCCGTGGCACTCGCCCTCGAGCAGATCCTCGGCCCGCGGGGCGCCATCGTGATCCTGGTCCTCCTGCTCGTTGTCCTGTGGTTTGTGCGCCGCACACCTGTCGACGCGATCGCCGTGGTGACCGTGACCGGATTCGGCTGGGTGTACAGCCTCATCTTCAAGTACGCCGTCCACCGCCACCGCCCGGACCCGAATCTGCTGGCCAACCCCCTCTCGCCGGATATGGACCCGAACAGCTTCCCGAGCGGCCATGTGTGCTTCGCCGTCTCCCTCACGATCGCGCTGTACTTCCTGTTCCGCCATACGAAGTGGGGCACGTGGGTCCTCGTCGTCGGCCTCATCGCATCGGCCTTCGTCGCCTGGACCCGGGTCTATGTCGGTGTGCACTACCCGATGGACGTCGTGGCCTCGTTCCCGGCATCAATCGCGGGCGTCTTCCTGTGGTCCGGCGTCTGGAACCGGATTGCCCCGCCCATCCTGAACCGACTTCCCTTCATTTCCCGACTCGAGAGCCGCTGA